The following DNA comes from Janthinobacterium sp. TB1-E2.
TTCGGCGCCGCACCCGGTGGCGGCAATGCGGCGCTGGTCGTGGAAAATGACGACAACAGCGAAACGGCACGCCAGCAATTCGCCCGCGAACGCCAGGTCAGCGCCTGCGTCTTCCTCGACCGGCAAGCGGACGGAGGCGTCGTGCTCGACTATTTTTATCCGCACACGCGCAGTCCCCTGTGCCTGCATGCCACCCTCGCGGCCGCGCATGTGCTGCTGACGGCGCCTGGCGCACCGGCAGCCTTGACGGTGACCACGGCCATGCGCGGGCAAGCTTTGCAGCTGGTGCGCCGCGCGGAAGGTATATTCATCGGCCTGACACCGCAACCGGCGCCTGCCGTCATGGTGGAGAAATATGTGCCGTCGGAACTGATGGGCCAGCACATGCACTTGCTGTCGCCGCCCGTGATCGCCTCCGTCGGCAGCCCGAAATTGCTGCTGGAAGTGGCCGACCTTACCACCCTGCGCGCGCTGCGGCCGAACCTGGAACTGATCGCCGACTGGAGCGCCTTGCATCAGGTCAACGGCTGCTATGCGTATTGCCGCACGGGCGAGCACGAGTACGAAGGGCGCAACTTCAACCACCTCGACCCGGCGCTGGAAGACAGCGCCACGGGCGTGGCGGCAGGCGCGCTGTCAGCCCATTTGCAGCAGTCGCTGCGCCTGCATCAGGGCCACGTGACGCAGCAGCCATGTTTGATCGAGGTGCAATACAGCGCGCAGGCAATCTGGGTGGGCGGCATGGTGCAACGCAGCACCTGAACGGGGCATGCCGCACCAGTACGAGGCAAGCCGGACAGCGGCGAAAAGATAATCAACCAGGAAACAACAGTTACTACAAATTTGTAATAACAAAACAAAGTATCGCTGGTGAATGATGAAATGATGGCACTAGAATCAAGTCACAATACCACTTGGAGATACTGCGTGCCGACCCTCACCACTTTGCGTAAAGCAGTCCTCATCAGCCTGTACGGCAGCGCCGCCCTGGCCGCCTTCAGTCCCGCCGCCATGGCGCAGAGCAACGACCCTGCGGCCACAGAAGGCCCCGTACAAACGGTCAGCGTGGTCGGCTCGCGCAGGGTCGCCAGCTCTTCCACCGATACGATGGTGCCGGTCGATATCATTCCGATTTCCAAGGTGGCCGAGCAAGGCGGCCAATTCGACCTGGCGCAATCGCTGCAATACATCTCGCCCTCGTTCAATTCCACGCGCCAGACGGGCGCCGACGGGGCCGACCTGATCGATTCAGCCGCCCTGCGCGGCCTCGGTTCCGACCAGACCTTGGTGCTGGTCAACGGCAAGCGGCGCCACACGACGGCCCTCGTCAACCTGTTTGGCGCGCGCAACCGCGGCAACACGGGCACGGACATGAATGCGATTCCCTTGTTGGCGATCAAGAACGTGCAAGTGCTGCGCGACGGCGCCGCCGCCCAGTACGGCTCGGACGCCATTGCCGGCGTGATCGACATCGAATTGAAGAAAAGCCTGGGCTGCGAAGCGGTGGCCGGCTACAGCCAGTATTCGGAAGGCGACGGCAAGAATTACATGACCTCTGCCTACTGCGGCATCGCGCTGGGCGACAAGGGCACCCTGGCCATCACGGGCGAATACCTGGACCGGGGCCGCTCGAACCGCGCCGATTCCGACAGCATGCGCATCATCGGCGACACCAAATCCAAGAACAAAACCCTGTATGTGAATGGCGACTACGCCACCAGCGGCACGGGCAAGCTGTACTTCACGGCCGGCGCACAGACGCGCGACGCCTCGAGCGCCGCGTTTGGCCGGGGCGGCATCGGCAGCGACGACATCCCGTCGCGCAATTCGGCCGCCATGTACCCGGACGGTTTCGTGCCTTTCATTAACGGCAAGATCGACGACCAGTACGCCACCATCGGCCACCGCAGCCAGATCGGCGAATGGCATGCGGACTTTTCGCAAACCTATGGCTACAACAAGATGCGCTACGACATCAGCAATACGCTGAATGCCTCGATCGCCAACCTCGACTTGATGAACGGCGGCAAGGGCATCAGCGCCAGCCACTACGACGCGGGCGGCTTCTCGTTCCAGCAGCTGACCAGCAACGCCGATTTCAGCCGTTACTATGACACGGTGATGCGCGGCATGAACGTGGCCTTCGGCGCCGAGTACCGCAGCGAGGAATACAAGATCATGGCCGGCGAACCAGGCTCCTACAACGACGCCGACGGCGTGGGTGTGGGCGGCAATGCGGGCAGCCAGGGCTTCCCCGGCTTCCAGCCCGGCGACGCCACGAAGGCCAAGCGCCACAGCATCGCCGCGTATGGCGACGTGGAACTGGAATGGACGGAACGCCTGAAAACCCAGGCAGCCTTGCGCTATGAAAAATTCAGCGACTTCGGCTCCACCGTGACGGGCAAGCTGGCCGGCAGCTACAAGCTGGCGCCGAACGTGCTGCTGCGCGGTTCCGCCAGCACGGGTTTCCGCGCGCCATCGTTGCAGCAAGTGTATTTCTCGTCCACCTTCACCGACTTCATCGGCGGCGTGCCCACCGACGTGGTGCTGGCGCCGAACGGCGGCACCGTCGCCAACGCGGCCGGCATTCCCAAGTTGAAAGAGGAAAAATCCACCAGCTTTACCTTGGGCACCACCTGGACGCCGACGCAAGCCATCTCCGTCACGGCCGACCTGTACAACATCAAGATCAAGGACCGCATCGTGCTGTCGGGCCGCTTCAATGCCGACAACTACCCTGACCTGGCCGCGCGCCTGGCCCTGTTGGGCGTGGGCGAGGCGCAATTCTTCGTCAACTCCATCGACACGCGCACGCGCGGCCTGGACCTGACGGCCTCGCACAAGGGCGAACTGGCCGGCAACCGCCTGAACACCTTCGTGGCCTTGAACTTGAGCAAGACGGAAGTGACGAAAGTCAAGACGCCCGCCTCGCTGACGGGCTTCGAAGATGTCTTGCTGTCCGAGCGCGAACGCCTGTTCATCGAACAGGGCGGCCCGCGCGCGAAAGCCACGCTGGGCTTCGACTACATCACGGGCAAGCTGGAATCGGATCTGCGCATCATCTATTTTGGCCCGCAAACCCTGGGCACCTTCAGCGGCACGGCCGAAGGCGTACCGAACGCCCGCTACAAGGCCAAGACCTCGGCCGACCTGAGCTTTACCTACAGCATCAGCAAGAACACCAAGCTGACTTTCGGCGGCAACAACATCTTCAACGTCAAGCCCACCACGCAAAACGCGGACGAGACGGATAACGGCTTCAAATACGACAGCGTGCAATTCGGCCTGAACGGCGCTTCGTATTTCGGTCGGCTGTGGGTGAAGTTCTGACCACCGTGTCCGCCTAAAAAAATAGCGGCTGCGCCAGCATGGGCAGCCGCTGTTTTTATGTCGGCATCACCATTCAATGCTCATCGCCCGCATAGATCCACATGGGCTCTGTTTTCCCGGCACGAACAAATCCCACGGATTCGTAGAACGCGATGGCCTTGCCGTCCGCCGTCAGTATTTGCTGGTGAAATCCCGCATATTTTTCCAGCATGGCCGCCATCATCTTTCTGCCGACGCCCTGGCCCTGCGCCATCGGATCGACGAGCATATGCGGAAAGTAAACAACCAGATGGCCATCGGAAATGGCATTGCCGATGCCAATCAGTTTGCCATCGGCACGGGCCGTCACCAGGCTGTGGGAATTACGCAGCGCGGCCATCAGCTCTTTGGGCTTTTCCGCGGACGACCAGTGGTTAGCCTTGTAGAGGGCTATCACTTCTTGCTCGGTGATCACATCATTCATGGAAATTTGCATCGGCACGGCCTTCTTTATGGATGACGCTGACCTTCGCAATGGGAAGGTCCAAGCGTTTCGATCACATCACCATCTATTGTATCGATCCACGCCCCGCCAGTTTCACAACTCGTAGACGCCCATGCTCCAGTAGCGGCTGCCTTGCCTGTTGCGGGCAAGCCAACCCAATGCCTGCAGTTCCTTGCCGATCAAACGATTCATGATGCCATGTCCGACCAGCAGCACAGGCCCCTTGGCGGCAAGCGCAACAAGCCGCTCGGCGGCGGCCCTGGCACGCTGCCGGGTGAGCGTCAGCGAGTCCGAGCCGCGCGCATAACCGCAAAGCCACAGCAGGCGGAAAATCACTGCCCAGGCTTGAGGCGGCAGCCAGGGCGCTTTCCAGAGCGCAAAGGGAAGCTCCGCTTCAGTGAAAATCGCCTCTTGCGTGAATGGCAAGTCGCCCAGTGCCCTGGCCGATGAGCACGCCCTAGGCGCCGTGCTGGCCACGATGGTCGACGCGGAAAGCGCGGCCACGGGGCACTCCAGAGGAATGTCGCCCTCCTTGATCAGCGATTGATTGTAGAGATCAATCCACTGTCCCATTTGCATGGGCGCTATCCAGCCGCCCTTGGCGAGTTGCGGCTCGCCGTGACGCATCAGTGTTATTCGCATGTTCAGTTCGGTCGCCTCGCATATTTATCAGCCTGCCTCATTGCCCCGACGGTGCCCGGCCAGCACAGCCGCAGTGAACAATGTTTGCCCTGCGGCAGAAAGCACGGATAATAGCGCCTAACTCATAAGCACTGTATTGGATTACCTCATGGAAATTAAAGTCAACTTTCTCGACAAGCTGCGTCTCGAAGCCAAGTTCGACGATTTTACGGTCATCGCCGACCAGCCCATCCGCTACAAGGGCGATGGCTCGGCGCCTGGCCCGTTCGATTACTTTTTGGCATCATCGGCACTGTGCGCGGCCTACTTCGTGAAGTTGTATTGCGATACGCGCAATATTTCCACCGAAAACATCCGCCTGTCGCAAAACAATATTGTTGATCCGGAAAACCGTTACCAGCAGATTTTCAAGATCCAGGTCGAGCTGCCGGCCGATATCTCGGCCAAGGACCGCCAGGGCATCTTGCGCTCGATCGACCGTTGCACCGTGAAAAAAGTGGTGCAAACAGGCCCCGAGTTCGTGATTGAAGAAGTGGAGAACCTGGACGCCGACGCCCAGGCCTTGCTGGCCCTGAATCCGGCCCCTGGCGCGAGCACCTATATCGTCGGCAAGGATTTACCGCTGGAACAGACCATCGCCAATATGTCGGGCCTGCTGGCGGGCCTGGGCATCAAGATTGAAATCGCCTCGTGGCGCAACATCATCCCGAATGTCTGGTCGCTGCATATCCGCGATGCGCATTCGCCCATGTGTTTCACCAACGGCAAGGGCGCGACCAAGGAAAGCGCGCTGGCGTCGGCCCTGGGCGAATATATCGAGCGACTCAGCAACAACCATTTCTACGCCGGCTCGTTCTGGGGCGAGGACATCGCCAACGCGCCATTCGTCCACTACCCGAACGAGCGCTGGTTCAAGCCGGGCCGCAAGGATGCGTTGCCGAAGGAAATTCTCGACGAATATTGCCTGGATATCTACAACCCCGATGGCGAGCTGCGCGGCTCGCACCTGATCGACACCAACTCCGGCAATGCCGAGCGCGGCATCTGCTCGCTGCCGTATGTGCGTCACTCGGATGGCGAAGTCGTGTATTTCCCCTCGAACCTGATCGAAAACCTGTACGTCAGCAATGGCATGAGCGCCGGCAATACGCTGGTCGAAGCGCAGGTGCAATGTCTGTCGGAAATTTTTGAACGTGCCGTCAAGCGCGAAATCCTCGAAGGCGAAATCGCCCTGCCCGACGTGCCGCAGGAAGTGCTGGCGAAATACCCGGGCATCGTGGCCGGCATCGCCGGCCTGGAAGAGCAAGGTTTCCCCGTGCTGGTCAAGGATGCGTCGCTGGGCGGCGTGTACCCGGTGATGTGCGTCACCCTGATGAACCCGCGCACGGGCGGCGTGTTCGCCTCGTTCGGCGCGCACCCGAGCCTGGAAGTGGCGCTCGAGCGCAGCCTGACGGAATTGCTGCAGGGCCGCAGCTTTGAAGGCCTCAACGACTTGCCGCAGCCGACGTTTGCCAGCGAAGCCGTCACCGAGCCGAACAACTTCGTCGAACACTTCATCGATTCGAGCGGCATCGTCTCGTGGCGCTTCTTCAGCGCCAAGGCCGATTACGATTTCGTCGAGTGGGATTTTTCCGGCCACGGCGAAAATTCGAATGCCGAGGAAGCGGCGACGCTGTTCGGCATCCTCGCCGGCATGGGCAAGGAAGTGTACACGGCCGAATACGACCAGCTGGGCGCCACGGCCTGCCGCATCCTCGTGCCCGGTTATTCCGAGGTGTATCCGGTCGAAGATCTGATCTGGGACAACACCAACAAGGCGCTGCTGTTCCGCGCCGATATCCTGAACCTGCATAAGCTGGACGATGCCGGCCTGGAAGACTTGCTCGACCGCCTGGAAAACAGCGAGCTCGACGAGTACGGCGACATCGCCACCCTGATCGGCATCGAATTTGACGAAAACACGGTCTGGGGCCAGCTGACGACCCTGGAATTGAAGCTGCTGATCCATCTCGCCCTGCAGCAGTTCGAGGAGGCGAAGGAGCTGGTGGAAACCTTCCTGCAGTACAACGACAACACGCTCGAGCGCAAACTGTTCTATCAAGCCTTGAACGTGGTGCTGGAAGTGGAGCTCGATGACGAACTGGAACTGGACGACTACGTCGTCAATTTCCGCCGCATGTTTGGCAACGAACGGATGGATGCAGTGCTGGGCTCGGTGGAAGGCAGCGTGCGCTTCTTCGGCCTGACCCCGACCAGCATGCAGCTGGAAGGCCTCGACAGGCACCAGCGCCTGATCGACAGCTTCAAGAAGCTGCATGCGGCGCGCGCCAAGGCGGCGGCTCGCTAAGTAGGTCGTGGGAAATTATTGTGAAGTTATGACGAACAGAACCGGAGGCTCTGCAAGGCGCCCGCTGCGACGCAGTGCAAGCACTGCTAGCAGCGGGCAACACCGCAGAGCGCCGGTTATGGAAGTCAGAAATGACAATAATTTATTACGCCCTACTTAGCATCACCACCTGGAAGCGATGCCATGGCCACACTGGAATTCTGGTTCGATTTCGGCAGCAACTACAGCTACCTGAGCGCCATGCGCATCGAAGCGCTGGCGCGTGAAAAGAAGGTGCATGTGATCTGGAAACCCTTCCTGCTGGGCGTCGTCTTCAAGGCGCTGGGCTGGCAGACATCGCCCTTCATCTTGCAAAAACTCAAGGGCGACTACACGTGGCGCGACATGGCGCGCCAGTGCGAAAAGTACGCGTTGCCATGGCAGCAGCCGAGTTCCTTTCCCCGCACGGCCCTCTTGCCCATGCGTGTGGCCTTGATCGGCGCGGACCAGGGCTGGATTGCGCCATTCGCGCGCCGCATGATGACGATGAATTTTGCCGCGGACCGTGATATCGACAACATCGAGGCCGTCAGCGAAGCCTTGGAGGAACTGGGTCTCGATGC
Coding sequences within:
- a CDS encoding PhzF family phenazine biosynthesis protein, coding for MIVHFLKCFGAAPGGGNAALVVENDDNSETARQQFARERQVSACVFLDRQADGGVVLDYFYPHTRSPLCLHATLAAAHVLLTAPGAPAALTVTTAMRGQALQLVRRAEGIFIGLTPQPAPAVMVEKYVPSELMGQHMHLLSPPVIASVGSPKLLLEVADLTTLRALRPNLELIADWSALHQVNGCYAYCRTGEHEYEGRNFNHLDPALEDSATGVAAGALSAHLQQSLRLHQGHVTQQPCLIEVQYSAQAIWVGGMVQRST
- a CDS encoding OsmC domain/YcaO domain-containing protein, which encodes MEIKVNFLDKLRLEAKFDDFTVIADQPIRYKGDGSAPGPFDYFLASSALCAAYFVKLYCDTRNISTENIRLSQNNIVDPENRYQQIFKIQVELPADISAKDRQGILRSIDRCTVKKVVQTGPEFVIEEVENLDADAQALLALNPAPGASTYIVGKDLPLEQTIANMSGLLAGLGIKIEIASWRNIIPNVWSLHIRDAHSPMCFTNGKGATKESALASALGEYIERLSNNHFYAGSFWGEDIANAPFVHYPNERWFKPGRKDALPKEILDEYCLDIYNPDGELRGSHLIDTNSGNAERGICSLPYVRHSDGEVVYFPSNLIENLYVSNGMSAGNTLVEAQVQCLSEIFERAVKREILEGEIALPDVPQEVLAKYPGIVAGIAGLEEQGFPVLVKDASLGGVYPVMCVTLMNPRTGGVFASFGAHPSLEVALERSLTELLQGRSFEGLNDLPQPTFASEAVTEPNNFVEHFIDSSGIVSWRFFSAKADYDFVEWDFSGHGENSNAEEAATLFGILAGMGKEVYTAEYDQLGATACRILVPGYSEVYPVEDLIWDNTNKALLFRADILNLHKLDDAGLEDLLDRLENSELDEYGDIATLIGIEFDENTVWGQLTTLELKLLIHLALQQFEEAKELVETFLQYNDNTLERKLFYQALNVVLEVELDDELELDDYVVNFRRMFGNERMDAVLGSVEGSVRFFGLTPTSMQLEGLDRHQRLIDSFKKLHAARAKAAAR
- a CDS encoding GNAT family N-acetyltransferase, which codes for MNDVITEQEVIALYKANHWSSAEKPKELMAALRNSHSLVTARADGKLIGIGNAISDGHLVVYFPHMLVDPMAQGQGVGRKMMAAMLEKYAGFHQQILTADGKAIAFYESVGFVRAGKTEPMWIYAGDEH
- a CDS encoding TonB-dependent receptor plug domain-containing protein, with product MPTLTTLRKAVLISLYGSAALAAFSPAAMAQSNDPAATEGPVQTVSVVGSRRVASSSTDTMVPVDIIPISKVAEQGGQFDLAQSLQYISPSFNSTRQTGADGADLIDSAALRGLGSDQTLVLVNGKRRHTTALVNLFGARNRGNTGTDMNAIPLLAIKNVQVLRDGAAAQYGSDAIAGVIDIELKKSLGCEAVAGYSQYSEGDGKNYMTSAYCGIALGDKGTLAITGEYLDRGRSNRADSDSMRIIGDTKSKNKTLYVNGDYATSGTGKLYFTAGAQTRDASSAAFGRGGIGSDDIPSRNSAAMYPDGFVPFINGKIDDQYATIGHRSQIGEWHADFSQTYGYNKMRYDISNTLNASIANLDLMNGGKGISASHYDAGGFSFQQLTSNADFSRYYDTVMRGMNVAFGAEYRSEEYKIMAGEPGSYNDADGVGVGGNAGSQGFPGFQPGDATKAKRHSIAAYGDVELEWTERLKTQAALRYEKFSDFGSTVTGKLAGSYKLAPNVLLRGSASTGFRAPSLQQVYFSSTFTDFIGGVPTDVVLAPNGGTVANAAGIPKLKEEKSTSFTLGTTWTPTQAISVTADLYNIKIKDRIVLSGRFNADNYPDLAARLALLGVGEAQFFVNSIDTRTRGLDLTASHKGELAGNRLNTFVALNLSKTEVTKVKTPASLTGFEDVLLSERERLFIEQGGPRAKATLGFDYITGKLESDLRIIYFGPQTLGTFSGTAEGVPNARYKAKTSADLSFTYSISKNTKLTFGGNNIFNVKPTTQNADETDNGFKYDSVQFGLNGASYFGRLWVKF
- a CDS encoding 2-hydroxychromene-2-carboxylate isomerase, with protein sequence MATLEFWFDFGSNYSYLSAMRIEALAREKKVHVIWKPFLLGVVFKALGWQTSPFILQKLKGDYTWRDMARQCEKYALPWQQPSSFPRTALLPMRVALIGADQGWIAPFARRMMTMNFAADRDIDNIEAVSEALEELGLDARAVLALALTQDNKLRLRRQTEQAQALNLFGAPSFINAGELFWGNDRLEDALLHAAASRR